Proteins from a single region of Bradyrhizobium diazoefficiens:
- a CDS encoding VCBS domain-containing protein translates to MDGQVSHPPASDHVGSFTAKAHGHVPEGAIVIADPNLIFNGEFKRTGLDLVLSHDDHEFVVHDYFRGDKRAAIASPDGAHLTGDIVSALTGYVQVAQAAPGAAAAQVIGHVTKLTGSATAIRNGVSVILNNGDNVEKGDVVSTGSDSTLGVTFIDGTVFGLSSNARMVLNEMVYDPNGSNNSSLLSLVAGTITFVAGETAKHGDMKIDTPVATMGIRGTAVLTEINFVVPAGGGDPQPEANFQVLVEPNGTTGSYILFDKLTLLPIATVNQAGQMIQISGGNVSVTNALLSPDVQKLITDVFTLKFTDNNTNTKLTTNFTDTITQNGNLVFIKTDTGATATATFTNTVNNGAGPGQGGTDKGADRFPGPPDARTLDANGNVTTAFATTEHAAATGDRADTTGAPVPSDTVSIRVTFVDQNLGDRPTVSVSLDASNYTYKDAGHHDVTTSLTALQKQDIAATQVQIAVAADGGNNNNGSAVLTYTVPDHVFDFLGAGETLTLTYIVSVNDNFAVNPEARTIPITITITGTNDKPVISTSVPTITFSGGTSVPGGPLTTDVPTSGTLTFSDVDLTDTHSVSVVLTSAVLPDGTVPPGPLAMFENAMSVLLEKDSTKTADNAGIIDWSLADLPAYVADFIPKGEVLTLTYTVTLNDSQGATSTQTINVTIKGTDSPAVVWIATKETGAPSGGLWGDKLNWETHTVPTINDDVMVITDQLRGLTPSYPVTIDAAAFAKSLIMDDYNTSPPELINNSTLTIAGALTLNADSKFTNSVGGHVLVGGKIDVEATTRNTGTVTNTSTITNAGTLTLAAGGTIDSRTSISNSGMINLSGGTLALKSNIANTGGALKADVGTKLIVDAATIAGGTVIIAGTLALEDTAVLKNGVLTNTSKISVSGTGNALDGETATNTGVQAVIDVSGALTLLHATSLTNASGGSETVEGSLTLADTSSISGGSLTIGSTGMVTLDDSAAISNSAIGNGGTLDLQDASSVSGGDLTNSGTLALEDTAVLKNGVLTNTSKISVSGTGNALDGETATNTGLQAVIDVRGALTLLHATSLTNASGGSETVEGSLTLADTSSISGGSLTIGSTGTVTLDDSAAISNSAIGNGGTLAIAGDATLLDDVVTNAGTVEVDDGRTLILSGTKISGGTIDNYSGASGGTLHITGDSTIDGDATLNHGAVAVDAGVFLTLNDASVSAATIANGGTVKVDANDKLTMTGASLTGGALTVSGTLASSGTTTITDATISNSYLIEATLGGLLALVATTPAAAIANSGIIQANGAELDINGEAVTNTDTIAAINAGTLKLIATKVTNTGGTVSVETGSTLDLDGATIDGGTVTISGTLESSGTSAINNANITITGTISVTGTLTFDPPVPVYTIVNQNVMAADGGEIDVVQDAITNTGTLEAIHHGTLKLTDVVVTNKDGTVLVDGTSALYLTAVTVNDGTLSNAGHLYAVSGSNTVTAAVTNTGTIEVQAGTLDLASGLSGIGTLIIDDGATLELGGADAQTVTFAGGIDTLKLDNTSYDFTGTITGQATTAGIFTVTGDANITTSQGDALDFTASGGTTDGRGDIVLTPTGTLSGKNNGIAVTQSGIGHISLTTVGDVSGANGDGIVLDDGATGAGDITATIGGGVSGAVGLDVVSHGNGAVTITNNGHITGNTSFGIHVEQDDAGAAGSTHITNTNTGSVVGANGVAAISIQENGTATIINSGTIGPDADLVSSTTYAIVETGGAITINNTGHINGDISVASATFNNDGGGTWTVAGSGVFGDASSIVNHGAIDLHGASISGAGLSVENSNDIDSWGTTSISGIINNTGTIEVNDGTLKLVGSLSGSGSVTIDQNATLDVNATVSQTITFSGSGAELRIDTSSFGGSVAGLAATDKLDLFAIKYDVGTSATYDATTGNLLVSDTHGDTITVKLTGHDYSNAHFAGSSDGNGGTLITLKANDDAPAFTAAEAAPSVSFSELANTTNSTALDPTSGGSGTIHFTDVDLTDRPTATITGQTVTWLAADQTMHLTLTADETAALDQALTLQASGNKNNGAIGWTYSIADSKLDFLGEDQKVKVVSTITLDDHQGGTDTAEVTVWITGANDKPTLADVSAGTLTDTGASDTFSDLTGTLAGADADTGETATLTYAVLDANSQASSTPVEGQYGSLQVASDGSYTYVAHPDKINALPAGSYSDTFTVQTTDVHGAFGTATLTVDITGANDKPTLADVNAGTLTDTGASDTFSDLTGTLAGADADTGETATLTYTVLDANSQASATPVEGQYGSLSIASDGSYTYVAHPDKINALPAGSYTDTFTVQTTDVHGAFGTATLTVNVTGANDAPALDAATLTAISGDDSNPSGTAVSDLFAGKFHDADNGASLTAVAVTADNATSDQGVWQYEVAGSDAWVDISGVGDASALVLSTDTLIRFVPADGFSGTPGMLDVHALDNTYAGAVTAATPVSIDITAAGIDHGGTTPVSDEAASIGTEVTAPAYVPTVTLVGLDDSGNAIESRALTAEVNDLNAPTGSGITYNFEVFDADHSGWVSVQSGHSSSYTPTEAIEGDQIRVEVTYTATNGQAEDIIVSAGTVQQDPNAPIHVHLTGVDFSGNAVENQTLFAQIDGPDAPSGSGIIYSFEVYEADHSGWVMLQHGSGNSYTPTEAIEGEQVQVEAFYTDLQGQLQRLVAPAGTVQEDPNESAHVELTGLDGNNAVDGMTVYATVTDDDAPSGSGITYIFQTYDVNTSSWSIVQQGGGNSYTPGESDDGKSLKVDVQFTDTHGNFETGTASAGIVQAAAPEPPPVVQDFTADAQVSSGLDSISGTLPGTVDRTVIGVSTDGVNFTPVTLDMSGKVTGTYFNFTVGADGIDTLQVGVPSYPDAASLIAAIEGNEHNSTPLTETFYYELKDGDGNLTIDDITFNLTDLTFTGEIASHTTVGTPVSLGSLQVHDWGVTEGFDPSTLSVTVHVSAGVLWSSQFPAPGSSETFADDQTVTITGDQSQIEADLANLNLTSFAPGEIDVLISGVDGPARTPTYSAGSIDVSSPGYINIWTGAAADQSWNTNGNWSLGHIPTASETAVLDANGTVQLALDDNGYIIGGLSLSFTTELDIAGTGYNADAGGVDSYLLVNGQLTNASTIHVVDGTLEAFGHVTNVGTIVADGSYAMLDFANLTGSVIDGGDDGVIMAENGAQIEFGYNTVNGGAILSTGDDSIVHFQQTILNGTELYSNDSSNFEVDGPTTFNGSDSPISISGALVVETYGKLVLDGAVNDFGWIDNDGTMVVESGLTEVKFGISGSGTVEILAGTLEVGADSAIAVQFVGSGAGTLRVDYAAHFTGTVTGFGYGDTIDLAVSPDKVSFESSEGGLKVHYGSGDGDYFTVTGGYDATGFTTADDGNGGTDIVWSHQSPVIDTTHFTHVHDEATNTDTLTDLSVAGSSSEAYTVSAVTAGHGDGTGVTPSYLGDLSLDQLNDDLDSGVTYDPGNSPPTNDKIAFTVTDSFGASDTVNFIFNEGGSGPVFLTGTTGKDVMFASESSDTLDGNGGQDQFVFTPGSSSDSVQHTILDFDTTLDKIDLRQFDNINSFSDIIITQQSVDALVTLDNHESILLKNVVIGNLHASDFIVTNHSGGGII, encoded by the coding sequence TTGGATGGCCAGGTTTCCCACCCGCCCGCTTCCGACCATGTCGGTTCCTTTACCGCCAAGGCACATGGCCATGTGCCGGAAGGCGCGATCGTCATTGCCGACCCCAATCTGATCTTCAACGGCGAGTTCAAGCGCACAGGGCTCGATCTTGTGCTGTCCCATGACGACCACGAGTTCGTCGTTCACGATTATTTCAGAGGCGACAAGCGCGCGGCGATCGCCTCGCCCGACGGCGCCCATCTCACCGGCGACATCGTCAGCGCACTCACCGGTTACGTCCAGGTCGCGCAGGCCGCGCCCGGCGCCGCCGCGGCGCAGGTCATCGGCCACGTCACCAAGCTGACCGGCAGCGCGACCGCGATCCGCAACGGCGTCTCGGTTATCCTGAACAATGGCGACAACGTCGAGAAGGGCGACGTGGTCTCGACCGGCTCGGATTCGACGCTCGGCGTCACCTTCATCGACGGCACGGTGTTCGGCCTGTCCTCCAATGCGCGGATGGTGCTGAACGAGATGGTCTACGACCCCAACGGGTCGAACAATTCCTCACTGCTGAGCCTGGTCGCGGGCACCATCACCTTCGTCGCCGGCGAGACCGCCAAGCACGGCGACATGAAGATCGACACGCCGGTTGCCACCATGGGTATCCGCGGCACGGCGGTGCTGACCGAGATCAACTTCGTCGTTCCCGCCGGCGGCGGCGATCCGCAGCCGGAAGCCAATTTCCAGGTGCTGGTCGAGCCGAACGGCACCACCGGCTCCTACATCCTGTTCGACAAGCTGACGCTGCTGCCGATCGCGACGGTCAATCAGGCCGGCCAGATGATCCAGATCAGCGGCGGCAACGTCTCGGTCACCAATGCGCTGCTGTCGCCGGACGTGCAGAAGCTGATCACGGACGTGTTCACGCTGAAGTTCACGGACAACAACACCAACACCAAGCTGACCACGAACTTCACCGACACCATCACGCAGAACGGCAACCTCGTCTTTATCAAGACGGACACCGGTGCCACCGCGACTGCGACCTTCACCAACACTGTCAACAATGGCGCCGGCCCTGGGCAAGGCGGGACGGACAAGGGGGCAGATCGTTTTCCCGGCCCGCCCGACGCGCGCACCCTCGATGCCAATGGCAATGTGACGACGGCGTTCGCGACGACCGAGCACGCGGCGGCGACCGGCGATCGCGCAGACACGACCGGAGCCCCCGTGCCTTCCGACACTGTCAGCATCCGGGTGACGTTCGTCGACCAAAACCTGGGCGACCGGCCAACGGTGTCGGTGAGCCTCGATGCATCAAACTACACCTATAAGGACGCCGGCCATCACGACGTCACCACCTCGCTCACTGCTCTCCAGAAGCAGGACATCGCGGCGACGCAAGTCCAGATCGCCGTCGCGGCCGACGGCGGCAACAACAACAACGGTTCGGCGGTCTTGACCTACACGGTCCCCGACCATGTCTTCGATTTCCTGGGGGCCGGCGAAACGCTGACACTGACCTACATTGTCAGCGTCAATGACAATTTCGCGGTCAACCCCGAAGCCAGGACCATCCCGATCACCATCACGATCACCGGCACCAACGACAAGCCGGTGATCTCCACCAGCGTCCCGACGATTACGTTCTCGGGCGGCACCAGCGTGCCGGGTGGTCCGCTCACCACTGACGTGCCGACCTCGGGCACGCTGACTTTTTCCGACGTCGACCTCACCGACACGCATTCGGTGTCGGTGGTGCTGACGAGCGCGGTCTTGCCCGATGGCACCGTGCCGCCGGGGCCGCTCGCGATGTTCGAGAACGCGATGTCGGTGCTGCTTGAAAAGGACAGCACGAAAACCGCCGACAATGCCGGCATCATCGATTGGTCGCTCGCCGACCTTCCGGCCTATGTCGCCGATTTCATCCCCAAGGGCGAAGTCCTGACCCTGACCTACACGGTGACGCTCAACGATTCCCAGGGCGCGACCTCGACCCAGACCATCAACGTCACGATCAAGGGCACCGACAGCCCGGCGGTGGTGTGGATCGCGACCAAGGAGACCGGCGCGCCGTCCGGCGGCCTGTGGGGCGACAAGCTCAACTGGGAAACGCACACGGTCCCGACTATCAACGACGATGTGATGGTCATTACCGACCAGTTGCGCGGTCTGACGCCGTCCTATCCGGTCACGATCGATGCGGCGGCATTCGCCAAGTCGCTGATCATGGACGACTACAACACCTCGCCGCCCGAACTGATCAACAACAGCACGCTGACGATCGCGGGCGCGCTCACGCTCAACGCTGATTCGAAGTTCACCAATTCCGTTGGTGGCCACGTCCTCGTGGGCGGAAAGATCGACGTCGAGGCAACGACCAGGAATACCGGCACGGTCACCAACACCAGCACCATCACGAATGCTGGTACGCTGACGCTGGCCGCGGGCGGCACGATCGACAGCCGGACCTCGATCTCCAATTCCGGTATGATCAACTTGTCAGGCGGCACGCTGGCGCTGAAGAGCAATATTGCCAATACCGGCGGCGCCCTGAAGGCCGACGTCGGCACGAAGCTGATCGTGGATGCCGCGACGATCGCCGGCGGCACAGTGATCATCGCCGGCACGCTGGCGCTGGAGGACACGGCAGTCCTCAAGAACGGCGTGCTGACCAATACCTCCAAGATCAGCGTGTCCGGGACCGGCAACGCGCTGGACGGCGAGACTGCGACCAACACCGGTGTCCAGGCGGTGATCGACGTCAGCGGCGCGCTGACGCTGCTGCATGCGACCAGCCTCACCAACGCATCGGGCGGCAGCGAGACGGTCGAGGGCAGCCTGACGCTTGCGGACACCTCGTCGATCTCCGGCGGCAGTCTCACGATCGGCAGCACCGGCATGGTGACGCTGGACGACAGCGCCGCGATCTCGAACAGCGCCATCGGCAATGGCGGCACACTGGACCTGCAGGACGCCTCGTCGGTCTCCGGCGGCGACCTCACCAACAGCGGCACGCTGGCGCTGGAGGACACGGCAGTCCTCAAGAACGGCGTGCTGACAAACACCTCCAAGATCAGCGTGTCCGGGACCGGTAACGCGCTGGACGGCGAGACCGCGACCAACACCGGCCTCCAGGCGGTGATCGACGTCCGCGGCGCGCTGACGCTGCTGCATGCGACCAGCCTCACCAACGCATCGGGCGGCAGCGAGACGGTCGAGGGCAGCCTGACGCTTGCGGACACCTCGTCGATCTCTGGCGGCAGTCTCACGATCGGCAGCACCGGCACGGTGACGCTGGACGACAGCGCCGCGATCTCGAACAGCGCCATCGGCAATGGCGGCACGCTGGCAATAGCCGGCGACGCGACGCTGCTGGACGACGTCGTCACCAACGCCGGCACGGTCGAGGTCGACGACGGCCGGACGCTGATCCTGTCCGGCACGAAGATCAGCGGCGGCACCATCGACAATTATAGCGGTGCGTCGGGCGGCACGCTCCATATCACCGGCGACAGCACGATCGATGGCGATGCGACGCTCAACCACGGCGCCGTCGCCGTCGACGCTGGGGTCTTCCTGACACTGAACGATGCAAGCGTCTCGGCGGCGACAATCGCCAATGGAGGAACAGTCAAGGTCGACGCAAACGACAAACTGACAATGACCGGCGCAAGCCTGACGGGCGGCGCGCTCACGGTCTCCGGTACGCTCGCGTCCTCCGGCACCACCACCATCACCGACGCCACCATCTCGAACAGCTATCTGATCGAGGCGACCCTTGGCGGCCTGCTGGCGCTGGTGGCGACAACCCCGGCCGCCGCCATCGCCAATAGCGGCATCATCCAGGCCAATGGCGCCGAGCTCGACATCAACGGCGAAGCCGTCACCAATACCGATACAATAGCCGCCATCAACGCCGGTACGCTGAAGCTGATCGCGACCAAGGTGACCAACACCGGCGGCACGGTGTCGGTCGAGACCGGCTCGACGCTCGATCTCGACGGCGCCACCATCGACGGCGGCACAGTGACGATCTCCGGTACGCTGGAGTCGAGCGGCACCAGTGCCATCAACAACGCCAACATCACCATCACCGGCACGATCAGCGTCACCGGCACGCTCACCTTCGATCCGCCCGTTCCCGTCTATACCATCGTCAACCAGAACGTCATGGCTGCCGATGGCGGCGAGATCGACGTCGTCCAGGATGCCATCACGAATACCGGCACTTTGGAGGCGATCCATCACGGCACGCTGAAGCTGACCGACGTGGTCGTCACCAACAAGGACGGTACCGTCCTGGTCGACGGGACGTCGGCGCTCTATCTGACCGCGGTCACGGTCAATGACGGGACCCTTAGCAATGCCGGCCACCTCTATGCCGTCTCCGGTTCCAATACCGTCACGGCCGCCGTCACCAACACCGGTACCATCGAGGTCCAGGCTGGCACGCTCGATCTCGCCAGCGGCCTCAGCGGCATCGGCACCCTGATCATCGATGACGGCGCGACGCTGGAGCTCGGCGGCGCCGATGCGCAGACCGTGACCTTCGCCGGCGGCATCGATACGCTGAAGCTCGACAACACGAGCTATGATTTCACCGGTACCATCACCGGTCAGGCGACGACCGCCGGTATCTTCACGGTCACCGGCGACGCCAACATCACGACGTCGCAGGGCGATGCGCTCGACTTCACGGCGTCAGGCGGGACGACCGACGGCCGCGGCGATATTGTGCTGACGCCAACCGGCACGCTGAGCGGCAAGAACAATGGCATTGCTGTCACCCAGAGTGGCATCGGCCACATCTCGCTGACGACGGTCGGTGATGTCAGCGGTGCTAACGGCGATGGAATCGTCCTGGACGACGGTGCAACAGGGGCAGGCGACATCACGGCGACCATCGGCGGTGGCGTGTCCGGCGCGGTCGGTCTCGACGTCGTCTCTCACGGGAACGGTGCCGTCACTATCACCAACAACGGACACATCACCGGTAATACCTCGTTCGGCATCCACGTCGAACAGGACGATGCGGGAGCGGCCGGCTCGACGCACATCACCAACACCAACACTGGCTCGGTGGTCGGCGCCAATGGCGTCGCGGCGATCTCCATCCAGGAGAACGGCACGGCAACGATCATCAATTCCGGCACTATCGGACCAGATGCCGACCTCGTGAGTTCGACAACCTATGCGATCGTGGAAACTGGCGGTGCCATCACGATCAACAACACCGGTCACATCAATGGCGACATCTCGGTCGCCAGTGCCACGTTCAACAACGATGGCGGCGGCACATGGACCGTCGCGGGCAGCGGCGTCTTCGGCGATGCGTCGTCGATCGTCAACCACGGTGCAATCGATCTGCACGGGGCCTCGATTTCCGGAGCAGGGCTGAGCGTTGAAAATAGCAACGACATCGACAGCTGGGGCACGACGTCGATCTCCGGCATCATCAACAACACCGGAACCATCGAGGTCAACGACGGCACACTGAAGCTGGTCGGATCGCTGTCCGGCTCCGGCTCGGTCACGATCGATCAAAATGCAACGCTCGACGTCAATGCTACGGTGTCGCAGACGATCACCTTCTCGGGCAGCGGCGCCGAGCTCCGGATCGACACGTCGAGCTTCGGCGGGTCGGTCGCAGGCCTCGCCGCGACCGACAAGCTGGATTTGTTCGCGATCAAGTACGATGTCGGAACGTCCGCGACCTACGACGCCACGACCGGCAATCTCCTGGTCAGCGATACCCACGGCGATACCATCACGGTGAAGCTCACCGGCCATGATTACAGCAACGCGCATTTCGCCGGCAGCAGTGACGGCAATGGCGGCACGCTGATCACCCTCAAGGCCAACGACGATGCGCCCGCCTTCACCGCGGCGGAGGCGGCGCCGAGCGTGAGCTTCTCCGAGCTTGCCAACACGACCAATTCCACCGCGCTCGACCCGACGTCGGGCGGCAGCGGCACGATCCATTTCACCGACGTCGATCTGACCGACCGGCCGACCGCGACGATCACGGGCCAGACCGTGACCTGGCTTGCCGCCGACCAGACCATGCATCTGACGTTGACGGCCGACGAGACCGCCGCGCTCGACCAGGCGCTGACGCTCCAGGCCTCTGGCAACAAGAACAACGGCGCGATCGGCTGGACCTATTCGATCGCCGACAGCAAGCTGGATTTCCTCGGCGAAGATCAGAAGGTGAAGGTGGTCTCCACCATCACGCTCGATGACCATCAGGGTGGCACTGACACGGCCGAGGTCACCGTCTGGATCACCGGCGCCAACGACAAGCCGACGCTGGCTGATGTCAGCGCCGGCACGCTCACGGATACGGGCGCGTCCGACACCTTCTCCGATCTCACCGGGACGCTGGCCGGGGCCGACGCCGACACCGGCGAGACGGCGACGCTGACCTACGCCGTGCTGGATGCGAACAGCCAGGCGTCGTCGACGCCGGTTGAGGGTCAGTACGGCTCGCTGCAGGTCGCGTCCGACGGCAGCTACACCTACGTTGCCCATCCCGACAAGATCAACGCGCTGCCCGCCGGCTCCTACAGCGATACGTTCACGGTGCAGACCACGGACGTGCATGGCGCCTTCGGCACCGCGACACTGACGGTCGACATCACCGGCGCCAACGACAAGCCGACGCTGGCCGATGTCAACGCCGGCACGCTGACGGATACGGGCGCGTCCGACACCTTCTCCGATCTCACCGGGACGCTGGCCGGGGCCGATGCCGACACCGGCGAGACGGCGACGCTGACCTACACCGTGCTGGATGCGAACAGCCAGGCGTCGGCAACGCCGGTTGAGGGTCAGTACGGCTCGCTGAGCATCGCGTCCGACGGCAGCTACACCTACGTTGCCCATCCCGACAAGATCAACGCGCTGCCCGCCGGCTCCTACACCGATACGTTCACGGTGCAGACCACGGACGTGCACGGCGCCTTCGGCACCGCGACGCTGACAGTCAACGTCACCGGCGCCAACGACGCACCGGCCTTGGACGCGGCAACACTGACAGCCATCAGCGGCGACGACAGCAATCCGAGCGGGACCGCCGTCAGCGATCTCTTCGCGGGCAAGTTCCACGACGCCGACAACGGCGCAAGCCTGACCGCCGTGGCGGTCACGGCCGACAACGCCACCTCGGACCAGGGTGTCTGGCAATACGAGGTCGCCGGTTCCGACGCGTGGGTCGACATCTCGGGCGTCGGCGACGCCAGCGCGCTGGTGCTGAGCACCGATACGCTGATCCGCTTCGTGCCGGCGGACGGCTTCAGCGGCACGCCGGGCATGCTCGACGTTCATGCGCTCGATAACACCTATGCGGGTGCGGTCACGGCGGCGACGCCGGTGTCGATCGACATCACCGCCGCCGGCATCGATCACGGCGGCACGACGCCGGTATCGGACGAGGCCGCCTCCATCGGCACGGAGGTGACGGCTCCGGCCTACGTGCCCACCGTCACGCTTGTTGGCCTCGACGACAGCGGCAACGCCATCGAGAGCAGGGCGCTGACCGCGGAGGTCAATGATCTTAATGCCCCGACCGGCAGCGGCATCACTTACAATTTCGAGGTCTTCGACGCCGACCACTCCGGCTGGGTCTCGGTTCAGTCGGGCCACAGCAGCAGCTACACGCCGACGGAGGCGATCGAAGGTGACCAGATCCGGGTCGAGGTCACCTATACCGCTACGAATGGCCAGGCGGAGGACATCATCGTCTCGGCCGGCACGGTGCAGCAGGACCCGAACGCGCCAATCCATGTCCACCTGACCGGCGTCGACTTCAGCGGCAATGCGGTCGAGAACCAAACGCTGTTCGCGCAGATCGATGGTCCCGATGCCCCGTCCGGCAGCGGCATCATCTACAGTTTCGAGGTTTACGAGGCGGACCACTCCGGCTGGGTCATGCTTCAGCACGGCAGCGGCAACAGCTACACGCCGACGGAGGCTATCGAAGGCGAGCAGGTCCAGGTGGAGGCCTTCTACACCGACTTGCAGGGCCAGTTGCAGCGCCTCGTCGCCCCGGCCGGCACGGTGCAGGAGGACCCGAACGAGAGCGCACATGTCGAACTGACGGGTCTCGACGGCAACAATGCCGTCGACGGCATGACCGTGTACGCTACGGTAACCGACGACGATGCGCCGAGCGGCAGCGGAATCACCTATATTTTCCAGACCTACGATGTGAACACGTCGAGCTGGAGCATCGTGCAGCAGGGCGGCGGCAACAGCTACACGCCGGGCGAATCCGATGACGGCAAGTCGCTCAAGGTCGACGTGCAGTTCACCGATACGCACGGCAATTTCGAGACCGGCACCGCCTCGGCCGGAATAGTGCAGGCTGCCGCTCCCGAACCGCCGCCGGTCGTGCAGGACTTCACCGCCGACGCGCAAGTCTCGTCGGGTTTGGACTCGATCAGCGGCACGCTGCCCGGCACGGTCGACCGGACCGTGATCGGCGTCAGCACCGACGGCGTCAACTTCACGCCGGTGACGCTGGATATGTCCGGCAAGGTCACGGGCACCTACTTCAATTTCACCGTCGGCGCGGACGGAATCGATACGCTGCAGGTCGGCGTGCCCTCCTATCCGGACGCGGCCTCGCTGATCGCGGCGATCGAGGGCAACGAGCACAATTCAACGCCGCTGACCGAAACCTTCTATTACGAGCTCAAGGATGGGGACGGCAATCTCACCATCGACGATATCACCTTCAATCTCACCGACCTGACCTTCACCGGCGAAATTGCGTCGCACACCACGGTCGGCACGCCGGTGTCGCTCGGTTCACTCCAGGTGCATGATTGGGGCGTGACGGAAGGTTTCGACCCGTCGACGCTGTCGGTGACGGTGCATGTCAGCGCCGGCGTGCTCTGGTCCTCGCAGTTCCCGGCGCCCGGCAGCTCGGAGACCTTCGCCGACGACCAGACCGTTACCATCACTGGCGACCAGTCTCAGATCGAAGCCGATCTCGCCAATCTCAACCTGACGAGCTTCGCTCCCGGCGAGATCGACGTCCTGATCAGCGGCGTCGACGGGCCGGCGCGGACCCCGACCTACTCCGCGGGTTCGATCGATGTGTCGAGCCCCGGCTACATCAACATCTGGACCGGCGCCGCCGCTGACCAAAGCTGGAACACCAACGGCAATTGGAGCCTCGGGCATATCCCAACCGCATCCGAAACCGCCGTCCTCGACGCTAATGGCACGGTCCAGCTGGCCCTGGACGACAACGGCTACATCATTGGCGGCCTGTCGCTGAGCTTCACCACGGAGCTCGATATCGCCGGCACCGGGTACAATGCCGATGCTGGCGGCGTCGACAGCTATCTGCTCGTCAATGGGCAATTGACCAACGCGTCCACGATCCACGTTGTGGACGGCACCCTGGAGGCCTTCGGTCACGTCACCAACGTGGGCACCATCGTGGCCGACGGATCATATGCCATGCTCGATTTCGCCAACCTGACCGGTAGCGTCATCGACGGTGGTGACGACGGCGTCATCATGGCCGAAAACGGCGCGCAGATCGAGTTCGGCTACAACACTGTCAACGGCGGCGCGATCCTTTCCACGGGCGATGACTCCATCGTTCATTTCCAGCAGACGATCCTCAACGGCACCGAGCTCTACAGCAACGACAGTTCCAATTTCGAAGTCGATGGCCCGACGACCTTCAACGGTTCCGACAGCCCCATCTCGATCAGCGGCGCACTCGTCGTCGAGACCTACGGCAAGCTGGTGCTGGACGGCGCCGTGAACGACTTCGGCTGGATCGACAATGACGGCACGATGGTCGTCGAATCCGGCCTGACGGAGGTCAAGTTCGGCATCAGCGGTTCAGGTACCGTCGAGATCCTGGCCGGCACGCTCGAGGTCGGCGCCGATTCTGCCATCGCCGTCCAGTTCGTCGGCTCCGGCGCCGGCACGCTGCGCGTGGACTACGCCGCGCACTTCACGGGAACGGTGACCGGGTTCGGCTATGGCGACACCATCGATCTCGCCGTCAGCCCGGACAAGGTCTCGTTCGAGAGCAGCGAGGGCGGGCTCAAGGTCCATTACGGATCCGGCGACGGCGACTACTTCACCGTCACCGGCGGCTACGACGCGACCGGCTTCACGACGGCTGATGACGGCAACGGCGGCACTGACATCGTCTGGAGCCATCAGTCGCCGGTGATCGACACCACGCATTTCACCCATGTGCACGACGAGGCCACTAACACCGACACGCTGACGGACCTGTCGGTCGCGGGCTCATCGTCGGAAGCCTACACGGTAAGCGCGGTGACGGCCGGCCACGGCGACGGCACCGGCGTGACGCCATCCTACCTCGGCGACCTCTCGCTGGATCAGCTCAACGACGATCTCGACAGCGGCGTCACCTATGATCCCGGCAACTCGCCGCCGACCAACGACAAGATCGCCTTCACGGTCACTGACAGTTTTGGCGCGAGCGACACCGTCAATTTCATCTTCAACGAGGGCGGCTCGGGTCCGGTGTTCCTCACCGGCACCACCGGCAAGGACGTCATGTTCGCCTCCGAATCCAGCGATACGCTGGACGGCAATGGCGGGCAGGACCAGTTCGTGTTCACGCCGGGGTCCTCCTCGGACTCCGTACAGCACACCATCCTCGACTTCGATACCACGCTCGACAAGATCGACCTGCGGCAGTTCGACAACATCAATTCGTTCAGCGACATCATCATCACCCAGCAGAGCGTCGATGCGCTTGTCACGCTGGACAATCACGAGTCGATCCTGTTGAAGAACGTCGTTATCGGCAACCTTCACGCCAGCGACTTCATCGTCACGAACCATTCTGGTGGCGGCATCATCTAG